A portion of the Malania oleifera isolate guangnan ecotype guangnan chromosome 3, ASM2987363v1, whole genome shotgun sequence genome contains these proteins:
- the LOC131150748 gene encoding probable protein phosphatase 2C 73 isoform X2 has translation MIFCGVFDGHGPWGHIVAKWVRELMPSSLLCSWQETLALSSINQKFALDSDKSLHQFDIWKQSYLKTCATIDQELEQCPGIDSFFSGTTALTIVKQGKLLVIANVGDSRAVLATTSEEGNLIPIQLTVDFKPNLPQEAARIEESKGRVICLRDEPGVYRLWKPNGGAPGLALSRAFGDFCMKDYGLISVPEVMERNITSKDQFIILATDGLWEVITNQEAVQIVSSTRDREKAARKLVDCAIHAWKLKRQGIAMDDISAICLFFHTSSRTS, from the exons ATGATCTTTTGTGGGGTTTTTGATGGGCATGGCCCATGGGGCCACATTGTAGCCAAATGGGTTAGGGAATTGATGCCATCTTCTCTGCTGTGCAGTTGGCAAGAAACTCTTGCCCTGAGTTCTATTAACCAGAAGTTTGCCTTGGATTCAGATAAATCCCTTCACCAGTTTGATATATGGAAGCAATCTTACTTGAAGACATGTGCTACCATTGATCAGGAGCTTGAGCAGTGTCCTGGGATTGATTCTTTTTTCAGTGGTACTACAGCTTTGACAATTGTTAAGCAG GGCAAACTACTTGTCATAGCAAATGTCGGGGACTCTCGGGCTGTCTTGGCAACTACATCTGAGGAGGGCAACTTGATACCTATACAGCTTACAGTTGACTTTAAGCCCAATTTACCTC AGGAAGCTGCACGAATAGAAGAGTCAAAAGGGAGGGTAATTTGTTTGCGTGATGAGCCAGGGGTGTATAGGCTTTGGAAGCCAAATGGTGGGGCACCAGGTCTGGCATTGTCAAGAGCCTTTGGTGACTTCTGCATGAAGGACTATGGGCTCATTTCTGTGCCTGAAGTGATGGAAAGAAACATTACAAGTAAAGACCAATTCATTATTTTAGCTACAGATGGG TTATGGGAAGTCATCACCAACCAAGAAGCAGTGCAGATTGTTTCATCAACTCGAGACAGGGAAAAAGCAGCCCGAAAGCTGGTTGATTGTGCAATCCATGCATGGAAACTTAAAAGACAGGGTATTGCAATGGATGACATCTCAGCTATATGCTTGTTCTTTCACACTTCTTCCCGGACAAGCTAA
- the LOC131150748 gene encoding probable protein phosphatase 2C 73 isoform X1, translating into MVHFASVFNELARSITIKKGRSCKDNIRREAAGELAKGARKNNLILCSSGIVNSECSNNLASTFTQRGKKGVNQDRIIVWKEFGCQEDMIFCGVFDGHGPWGHIVAKWVRELMPSSLLCSWQETLALSSINQKFALDSDKSLHQFDIWKQSYLKTCATIDQELEQCPGIDSFFSGTTALTIVKQGKLLVIANVGDSRAVLATTSEEGNLIPIQLTVDFKPNLPQEAARIEESKGRVICLRDEPGVYRLWKPNGGAPGLALSRAFGDFCMKDYGLISVPEVMERNITSKDQFIILATDGLWEVITNQEAVQIVSSTRDREKAARKLVDCAIHAWKLKRQGIAMDDISAICLFFHTSSRTS; encoded by the exons CAAGAAGTATTACCATCAAGAAGGGAAGAAGTTGTAAAGATAATATTAGAAGGGAAGCAGCAGGTGAGTTAGCAAAGGGAGCAAGGAAGAACAACTTGATTTTGTGTTCCTCTGGCATTGTTAATTCCGAGTGTTCAAACAATCTAGCCTCAACATTTACTCAGAGAGGCAAGAAAGGAGTGAATCAGGACCGTATCATTGTCTGGAAG GAGTTTGGATGCCAAGAAGACATGATCTTTTGTGGGGTTTTTGATGGGCATGGCCCATGGGGCCACATTGTAGCCAAATGGGTTAGGGAATTGATGCCATCTTCTCTGCTGTGCAGTTGGCAAGAAACTCTTGCCCTGAGTTCTATTAACCAGAAGTTTGCCTTGGATTCAGATAAATCCCTTCACCAGTTTGATATATGGAAGCAATCTTACTTGAAGACATGTGCTACCATTGATCAGGAGCTTGAGCAGTGTCCTGGGATTGATTCTTTTTTCAGTGGTACTACAGCTTTGACAATTGTTAAGCAG GGCAAACTACTTGTCATAGCAAATGTCGGGGACTCTCGGGCTGTCTTGGCAACTACATCTGAGGAGGGCAACTTGATACCTATACAGCTTACAGTTGACTTTAAGCCCAATTTACCTC AGGAAGCTGCACGAATAGAAGAGTCAAAAGGGAGGGTAATTTGTTTGCGTGATGAGCCAGGGGTGTATAGGCTTTGGAAGCCAAATGGTGGGGCACCAGGTCTGGCATTGTCAAGAGCCTTTGGTGACTTCTGCATGAAGGACTATGGGCTCATTTCTGTGCCTGAAGTGATGGAAAGAAACATTACAAGTAAAGACCAATTCATTATTTTAGCTACAGATGGG TTATGGGAAGTCATCACCAACCAAGAAGCAGTGCAGATTGTTTCATCAACTCGAGACAGGGAAAAAGCAGCCCGAAAGCTGGTTGATTGTGCAATCCATGCATGGAAACTTAAAAGACAGGGTATTGCAATGGATGACATCTCAGCTATATGCTTGTTCTTTCACACTTCTTCCCGGACAAGCTAA